From the Lathyrus oleraceus cultivar Zhongwan6 chromosome 4, CAAS_Psat_ZW6_1.0, whole genome shotgun sequence genome, one window contains:
- the LOC127073346 gene encoding uncharacterized protein LOC127073346: MGCGKSKLDVAPGNTILKSQKQSVDDSKVGQENGAETETIQKKAIDNNSVDNENLEKVVADKSDVVVVDSNETANVQQEDNALQTKNEAVVVENKTREIVAADEKDEEKSTTENQKEVESLVNGVEEETKATKQEETLVKEDEEETKAKKQEETLVKEDEEETKATKQEETLVKEVEDETKDTNQEDNLTKEEEAKETVQKEIVANEEKSDETNVSTSKVELKDVKVDEKEQ; this comes from the exons ATGGGTTGTGGAAAATCTAAACTTGACGTTGCTCCCGGAAACACCATCCTCAAGAGCCAGAAACAAAGTGTCGATGATTCCAAGGTTGGCCAGGAAAATGGTGCAGAAACAGAAACCATTCAGAAGAAAGCCATAGACAACAACAGTGTTGACAATGAGAACCTCGAAAAGGTTGTTGCTGATAAATccgatgttgttgttgtggatTCTAACGAGACGGCAAATGTTCAGCAAGAAGACAATGCATTGCAGACGAAGAATGAAGCTGTTGTTGTCGAAAATAAGACACGGGAGATTGTTGCTGCAGATGAGAAAGATGAAGAAAAATCTACAACAGAAAACCAAAAAG AGGTAGAGAGTTTGGTGAATGGAGTTGAAGAAGAAACAAAAGCTACCAAACAGGAAGAAACATTGGTCAAGGAAGATGAAGAAGAAACAAAAGCTAAAAAACAGGAAGAAACTTTGGTCAAGGAAGATGAAGAAGAAACAAAAGCTACAAAACAGGAAGAAACTTTGGTCAAGGAAGTTGAAGATGAAACCAAAGACACAAATCAGGAAGATAATTTGACCAAGGAAGAAGAAGCCAAGGAAACTGTTCAGAAAGAGATTGTGGCCAATGAAGAAAAATCCGACGAGACAAATGTTTCCACCTCTAAAGTTGAACTAAAAGATGTCAAAGTTGATGAGAAG GAACAATGA